Proteins encoded within one genomic window of Corvus moneduloides isolate bCorMon1 chromosome 20, bCorMon1.pri, whole genome shotgun sequence:
- the IFT22 gene encoding intraflagellar transport protein 22 homolog yields MLRAKVLLVGPRESGKSVLANFVSESTEGIGSYSPTQGVRILEYEKPNLNGNNKGAGCRFELWDCSGDQKFETCWPALMKDSHGVIIIFNPELPSHLKEIEMWYSCFVQQQPLLDSQCLLVAHHKPGSAGDMENLSLAYPLNKLKLIHSNLEEDPEDVRMEFIKYFRSIITIMNESREREEMSIIS; encoded by the exons ATGCTGAGGGCgaaggtgctgctggtggggccCCGTGAG TCTGGGAAGTCTGTGTTGGCAAACTTCGTGTCCGAGAGCACGGAAGGGATCGGCAGCTACAGCCCGACGCAGGGGGTCAG GATCCTGGAGTATGAGAAGCCAAACCTCAATGGGAACAACAAGGGAGCTGGGTGTCGATTCGAGCTGTGGGATTGCAGTGGTGATCAAAA GTTTGAAACATGCTGGCCAGCTCTGATGAAGGACTCTCATGGTGTAATAATCATCTTCAACCCTGAGCTGCCCAGCCACctgaaagaaattgaaatgtGGTACTCGTGCTTcgtgcagcagcagccactgcttgACAGTCAGTGTCTCTTGGTGGCACATCACAAGCCAGGCAGTGCAGGGGACATGGAAAACCTCTCCTTGG CTTATCCACTGAACAAGCTAAAATTGATACATTCCAACTTAGAGGAAGATCCTGAAGATGTTCGGATGGAATTTATCAAGTACTTCAGAAGCATTATCACCATAATGAatgagagcagagagagggaagaaatgtCAATTATctcataa